The Odocoileus virginianus isolate 20LAN1187 ecotype Illinois unplaced genomic scaffold, Ovbor_1.2 Unplaced_Scaffold_1, whole genome shotgun sequence genome window below encodes:
- the LOC110123259 gene encoding large ribosomal subunit protein uL18, whose product MGFVKVVKNKAYFKRYQVKFRRRREGKTDYYARKRLVIQDKNKYNTPKYRMIVRVTNRDIICQIAYARIEGDMIVCAAYAHELPKYGVKVGLTNYAAAYCTGLLLARRLLNRFGMDKIYEGQVEVTGDEYNVESIDGQPGAFTCYLDAGLARTTTGNKVFGALKGAVDGGLSIPHSTKRFPGYDSESKEFSAEVHRKHIMGQNVADYMRYLIEEDEDAYKKQFSQYIKNNITPDMMEEMYKKAHAAIRENPVYEKKPKKEVKKKRWNRPKMSLAQKKDRVAQKKASFLRAQERAAES is encoded by the coding sequence ATGGGGTTTGTGAAAGTTGTCAAGAACAAGGCCTACTTCAAGAGATACCAAGTGAAATTCAGAAGAAGGCGAGAGGGCAAAACTGACTACTATGCTCGGAAACGATTGGTAATCCAAGATAAAAATAAGTACAACACACCTAAATACAGAATGATTGTTCGTGTAACGAACAGAGATATCATTTGTCAGATTGCTTATGCCCGTATAGAAGGAGATATGATAGTTTGTGCAGCTTATGCTCACGAACTCCCAAAATATGGTGTGAAGGTTGGCCTGACAAATTATGCTGCAGCATATTGTACTGGCCTGCTGCTGGCCCGCAGGCTTCTTAATAGGTTTGGTATGGACAAAATTTATGAAGGCCAAGTCGAAGTGACTGGAGATGAATACAATGTGGAAAGTATTGATGGTCAACCTGGTGCCTTCACCTGTTACTTGGATGCAGGACTTGCCAGAACTACTACTGGGAATAAAGTTTTTGGGGCCCTAAAGGGAGCTGTCGATGGAGGCTTGTCTATCCCTCACAGTACCAAACGGTTCCCTGGTTAtgattcagaaagcaaagaattcagTGCTGAGGTACACCGAAAGCACATCATGGGACAGAACGTTGCAGATTACATGCGTTACCTGATTGAAGAAGATGAAGATGCTTACAAGAAACAATTCTCTCAGTACATAAAGAACAACATAACTCCAGACATGATGGAGGAGATGTATAAGAAAGCTCATGCTGCAATACGAGAGAATCCAGTGTATGAGAAGAAGCCtaagaaagaagttaaaaagaagAGGTGGAACCGTCCCAAAATGTCACTTGCCCAGAAGAAAGATCGGGTAGCTCAGAAGAAGGCAAGCTTCCTTAGAGCTCAGGAACGAGCTGCCGAGAGTTAA
- the LOC110129882 gene encoding small ribosomal subunit protein uS15, translating to MGRMHAPGKGLSQSALPYRRSVPTWLKLTSDDVKEQIYKLAKKGLTPSQIGVILRDSHGVAQVRFVTGNKILRILKSKGLAPDLPEDLYHLIKKAVAVRKHLERNRKDKDAKFRLILIESRIHRLARYYKTKRVLPPNWKYESSTASALVA from the coding sequence ATGGGTCGCATGCACGCTCCCGGGAAGGGCTTGTCCCAGTCGGCTCTGCCCTACCGCCGCAGCGTCCCCACCTGGCTGAAGCTCACTTCTGACGACGTGAAGGAGCAGATCTACAAACTGGCCAAGAAGGGCCTGACTCCCTCACAGATCGGTGTGATCCTGAGAGACTCTCATGGTGTTGCACAAGTACGTTTTGTGACAGGCAACAAAATCTTGAGAATTCTTAAGTCCAAAGGACTTGCTCCTGACCTCCCCGAGGATCTCTATCATTTAATTAAGAAAGCTGTTGCTGTTCGAAAGCATCTGGAGAGGAACAGAAAGGATAAAGATGCTAAATTCCGTCTGATTCTGATTGAGAGCCGTATTCACCGGTTGGCTCGATACTACAAGACCAAACGAGTCCTGCCCCCCAACTGGAAATACGAGTCATCCACAGCTTCTGCCCTGGTTGCATAA